From Erigeron canadensis isolate Cc75 chromosome 8, C_canadensis_v1, whole genome shotgun sequence, one genomic window encodes:
- the LOC122609734 gene encoding DNA annealing helicase and endonuclease ZRANB3, with translation MEPHPNHADLKRKASADYVTNEPKCQKISPSSPKFMVRIEICSPDSFSVKPLPVDGHAFPGESDCFNKLSQFLPNKVIPSDYTQTNVGEEAFVFNLKDYDVVVRSLRTQRIDYEDIPYLTRRTLNILSRSCVDGRWKPSTPEHLTDEKVGELIGRIPKSLSEVLLPFQVEGVKFGLRRGGRCLIADEMGLGKTLQAIAIASCFMDEGPVLVVCPAILRYTWAEELEHWLPSCLPSDIHLVFGHVNNPMNLARFPKVVVISYTMLNNLKKSILKQEWAVMIVDESHHVRCTKRKSSEPGETQAVIDVSSKISRVVLLSGTPSLSRPFDIFHQINILWPGLLGKDKFAFAKTYCSMSTVQTYNGVVYQDFSKGTRLEELNVLLKQTVMIRRLKEHVLMQLPPIRRQIIDLVLKKPDIDSAIAVCNMTNDDSMGNDAEHGPSEEDAGRSSSKLSSQIIGIAKLSGFREWLLMHPIIAESNDENFESSQSSHKMIIFVHYHKVTDRLQEFLVEKRIKYVRIDGHDGSARDRQQAIFSFQHSKEVKIALVGILAGSSGLDLSAAQNVVFLELPERISDFQQAESRAHRRGQTKAVNVYIFCARDTSDGSRWKRLNRSLHRTSSTVDGKCGSKEEIMVEDVSLLGSVEERHKEDNSVFEVESDDEFSGIEPVRCSQYESEKMQSNEVINGVATSTSEEMQSDDDANFHPFLKYCYKRTGHIIPDMKSMASNEAVEEQKHETRRENSFLSHTLLEAEKENIVEIPSDLEPDDQVEADPGCLPAHSLRFEVSKYTGRIHLYSCIHGVETRPTPLFKNFRPEELETNEPPSDDNLPRKCFEDDLVYRPALLSFVKEWSSLRPIQQNKLYNKPLQLPLAVELCLNESQNHDKEGLLKGGSKKRGTSLDDISQPLPADAVWKNVSLFHDRKERQYLQGWTLVNEPLCKLCQKICLKDSAKKPEFFEDLFCDLDCYEEYRLRTSNRYLRGGLAQIEHGICTNCRLDCRKLVKNIKSLSLEKRKEFIIKEAPKLAACQNLLDKLISDPTEGNAWHADHIVPVYRGGGECRLENMRTLCVACHAEVTAAQCAERRSERAKAKKKLNRLLANLKTVHATTNFGKQKDHDEDSMLDSELFVNVPGSAYNTTNLVSSRIEEGKKGSEDTSS, from the exons ATGGAACCACACCCTAACCATGCCGATCTAAAGCGCAAGGCGTCAGCCGATTACGTCACCAACGAACCCAAATGTCAAAAGATATCACcttcttccccaaaattcatgGTCCGCATCGAAATTTGCTCCCCTGATTCGTTCTCCGTTAAGCCGTTGCCTGTTGATGGCCACGCGTTCCCCGGAGAATCCGATTGTTTTAATAAACTAAGCCAATTCCTCCCTAATAAA GTGATTCCATCAGATTACACGCAAACCAATGTTGGCGAAGAGGCTTTTgttttcaacttgaaagattatgatgtgGTTGTTAGGTCGTTAAGGACACAGCGCATTGATTAtgaagatattccttatcttaCACGTAGAACTTTAAACATACTTTCACGCTCTTGTGTTGACGGGAGATGGAAACCTTCCACGCCAGAACATTTAACTGATGAAAAAGTAGGTGAGTTAATTGGACGAATTCCAAAGTCCTTGTCAGAGGTATTGCTTCCTTTCCAAGTCGAAGGTGTGAAGTTTGGCTTGCGTAGGGGAGGCCGGTGTCTTATTGCTGATGAAATGGGACTTGGAAAAACTCTTCAG GCCATTGCAATTGCAAGCTGTTTCATGGATGAAGGTCCAGTACTAGTTGTTTGCCCTGCTATTTTAAGATATACATGGGCAGAAGAATTGGAGCATTGGCTTCCTTCATGTTTGCCCTCTGATATTCATCTAG TTTTCGGTCATGTAAACAATCCTATGAACCTGGCAAGGTTTCCAAAAGTTGTCGTTATTTCATACACAATGCTGAACAATTTGAAGAAAAGCATATTGAAGCAAGAATGGGCGGTGATGATCGTTGATGAATCACATCATGTACGTTGTACGAAACGAAAATCATCAGAACCAGGAGAG ACGCAAGCTGTAATTGATGTTTCATCAAAGATCAGTCGTGTAGTTTTACTCTCAGGGACTCCATCTCTATCAAG GCCATTTGACATCTTTCATCAAATAAACATTCTATG GCCTGGACTGCTTGGGAAGGACAAATTTGCATTCGCAAAAACCTACTGTTCCATGAGTACTGTCCAAACTTATAATGGGGTTGTCTACCAG GATTTTTCAAAGGGAACTCGTTTGGAGGAGCTGAATGTGTTACTGAAGCAGACTGTTATG ATAAGACGTTTGAAAGAACATGTCTTGATGCAATTACCACCCATACGGCGACAAATTATAGACTTAGTTTTGAAGAAGCCAGATATCGATTCCGCAATAGCTGTATGCAATATGACAAATGATGATTCTATGGGAAACGATGCTGAACATGGTCCATCAG AGGAGGATGCTGGTCGCAGCTCTTCAAAACTATCCAGTCAAATTATCGGTATCGCCAAACTATCAGGATTTCGAGAGTGGCTACTTATGCATCCAATCATTGCCGAATCTaatgatgaaaattttgaatCAAGTCAAAGCTctcataaaatgataatttttgtCCATTATCATAAGGTTACTGATAGATTACAG GAATTTCTAGTTGAGAAGAGGATTAAATATGTACGTATTGATGGGCATGATGGATCTGCTAGAGACAGGCAGCAAGCTATTTTTTCATTTCAACATTCAAAAGAG GTTAAAATTGCATTGGTTGGGATACTTGCCGGGAGTAGTGGACTTGATCTTTCAGCTGCACAAAATGTGGTGTTTTTAGAATTGCCTGAGAGAATATCTGACTTTCAACAG GCTGAAAGTCGAGCTCATAGGCGTGGTCAAACTAAAGCagtgaatgtatatatattttgtgccAGG GATACTTCAGATGGGTCCCGCTGGAAAAGATTGAATAGAAGTCTGCATCGTACGTCATCTACTGTTGATGGGAAGTGTGGCTCAAAGGAGGAGATTATG GTTGAAGATGTTTCTTTACTTGGATCTGTTGAAGAAAGACACAAAGAGGATAATTCGGTCTTTGAGGTGGAAAGCGATGATGAATTTTCTGGTATTGAGCCAGTGAGATGCTCTCAGTATGAGAGCGAAAAGATGCAATCTAATGAAGTAATCAATGGAGTCGCAACTTCGACAAGTGAAGAGATGCAATCTGATGATGATGCAAACTTTCATCCATTTCTCAAGTATTGCTACAAGAGAACC GGTCacatcattcctgatatgaagAGTATGGCATCCAATGAAGCAGTAGAAGAACAGAAACATGAAACCAGGCGTGAAAATAGTTTTCTTTCACACACTTTGCTAGAGGCTGAGAAGGAAAATATAGTGGAAATACCAAGTGATCTGGAACCTGACGATCAGGTTGAAGCAGATCCTGGTTGTCTCCCAGCACATTCTCTCCGTTTTGAG GTCAGCAAATACACTGGAAGAATCCACTTGTATTCATGTATTCATGGAGTAGAAACAAGGCCTACCCCATTGTTTAAAAACTTTCGACCAGAGGAACTTGAAACAAACGAGCCTCCATCTGATGACAACTTGCCTCGTAAATGTTTCGAGGATGATTTGGTATACAGGCCTGCTCTTCTCAGTTTCGTTAAAGAATGGAGCAGTCTCAGACCTATCCagcaaaataaattatataacaaGCCTCTTCAACTTCCATTGGCTGTTGAGTTGTGTTTGAATGAAAGCCAAAATCATGATAAAGAG GGATTGCTAAAAGGAGGAAGCAAGAAGCGCGGTACATCGCTAGATGATATAAGTCAACCCCTCCCCGCAGATGCTGTATGGAAGAATGTTTCCCTCTTTCATGACAGAAAAGAAAGACAATACCTGCAGGGTTGGACACTTGTTAATGAACCACTCTGTAAACTGTGTCAAAAGATTTGCTT GAAGGATAGTGCCAAGAAGCCTGAATTCTTTGAGGATTTGTTTTGTGATTTGGACTGTTACGAAGAATATCGCTTAAGAACTAGCAATAGATACTTACGCGGG GGGCTTGCTCAAATTGAACATGGCATATGCACAAATTGCCGCCTTGATTGCCGAAAACTTGTGAAGAACATTAAATCTTTGTCACTTGAGAAACGTAAAGAATTTATCATAAAAGAAGCCCCGAAGCTGGCAGCatgtcaaaattt ACTTGATAAGCTCATCAGTGATCCAACAGAGGGCAATGCATGGCATGCAGACCACATTGTGCCGGTATATCGAGGCGGAG GTGAATGCAGACTAGAGAACATGAGGACTCTTTGTGTTGCGTGTCACGCTGAAGTCACTGCGGCTCAATGTGCTGAACGACGCTCTGAAAGAGCCAAGGCTAAGAAAAAACTTAATCGCTTGTTGGCCAACCTTAAAACTGTTCATGCCACTACTAATTTTGGCAAGCAAAAG GACCATGATGAAGACAGCATGCTCGACAGTGAACTTTTTGTCAATGTCCCAGGAAGTGCCTATAACACAACAAACTTAGTAAGTAGTAGAATTGAAGAGGGCAAGAAGGGTTCAGAAGACACAAGTTCTTGA
- the LOC122579013 gene encoding uncharacterized protein LOC122579013: MWGFASNAIAGTSGLKHNSLRPPTQASPDCSDDEISENNSGDEGFECPICWESFNIVENVPYVLWCGHTLCKNCVLGLQWAVVKLPTLPIQLPFFISCPWCNLLSFRLVYKGNLKFPKKNYFILWMVESMNGGDKVKSHSSFCGDHVPVSAWSWNRGWTGGRSSRTNTAVAPCTRESDHNHDSHATHSNAERLQSSLCKSLIFFVHLTAKFPLVFLFLLIVLYAIPASAIILAVYILLTILFAVPSFLVLYFAYPSLDWLVREIIN, from the coding sequence ATGTGGGGTTTTGCTTCAAATGCTATTGCTGGTACATCTGGCCTAAAGCATAATTCGTTAAGACCACCCACTCAAGCTTCTCCTGACTGCTCAGATGATGAGATCTCAGAAAATAACAGTGGAGATGAAGGTTTTGAGTGCCCAATTTGCTGGGAATCTTTTAATATTGTAGAAAATGTACCTTATGTGTTATGGTGTGGGCATACACTCTGTAAGAATTGTGTCCTTGGTCTCCAATGGGCTGTTGTGAAACTACCAACGCTTCCTATTCAACTCCCATTTTTCATATCGTGTCCATGGTGCAACCTGTTGTCGTTTCGGCTTGTTTACAAAGGGAACCTCAAGTTTCCTAAAAAGAACTACTTTATTCTTTGGATGGTTGAGAGCATGAACGGTGGTGATAAGGTTAAATCTCATTCCTCTTTCTGTGGAGACCATGTACCAGTGTCTGCTTGGTCATGGAACCGTGGTTGGACAGGTGGTCGATCTAGCCGGACTAACACGGCAGTTGCTCCATGTACCCGCGAGTCAGATCATAACCATGATTCTCATGCCACCCATTCCAACGCAGAAAGACTCCAGTCGTCTCTTTGTAAGTCACTAATCTTTTTTGTTCACTTGACGGCTAAGTTTCCATTGGTCTTTCTATTCCTCCTTATCGTACTATATGCGATACCTGCAAGTGCAATCATCTTAGCCGTGTACATACTCCTTACAATTTTGTTTGCCGTCCCGTCTTTTCTTGTTTTGTATTTCGCGTATCCAAGTCTTGATTGGTTAGTTAGGGAGATTATCAATTAG
- the LOC122611280 gene encoding threonine synthase, chloroplastic-like, which translates to MAATSLLRSSPFILTPQNPNTTTTRTHKFHTIKATISSSPSDNQTPPPQSIKHRRPADQNIREEAHRRTSPHTNTFSAKYVPFNADPSCTESYSLDEIVYRSRSGGLLDVQHDMDALKEFDGAYWRSLFDSRIGKTTWPYGSGVWSKKEWVLPEIDSDDIVSAFEGNSNMFWAERFGKQFVGMNDLWVKHCGISHTGSFKDLGMTVLVSQVNRLRKMNRPVVGVGCASTGDTSAALSAYCASAGIPSIVFLPANKISMAQLVQPIANGAFVLSLDTDFDGCMQLVREVTAELPIYLANSLNSLRLEGQKTAAIEILQQFDWEVPDWVIVPGGNLGNIYAFYKGFHMCKELGLVDRIPRLVCAQAANANPLYLHYKSGWSDFSPVKAKTTFASAIQIGDPVSIDRAVYALKNSNGIVEEATEEELMDAMAQADLTGMFICPHTGVALSALAKLRNSGVIRPTDRTVVVSTAHGLKFTQSKIDYHSKDIPEMACKLANPPVNVKADFGSVMDVLKKYLLSNESKK; encoded by the coding sequence ATGGCAGCCACCTCTCTTCTCCGATCTTCCCCATTCATTCTCACTCCCCAAAACCctaacaccaccaccaccagaacCCACAAATTCCACACAATCAAAGCCACAATCTCATCATCACCATCCGACAACCAAACCCCACCACCACAATCCATCAAACACCGCCGTCCCGCCGACCAAAACATCCGTGAAGAAGCTCACCGCCGCACCTCACCTCACACCAACACTTTTTCAGCCAAATACGTCCCATTTAACGCTGACCCATCTTGTACTGAATCATATTCTTTAGATGAAATTGTGTACAGGTCAAGATCAGGTGGGTTACTCGATGTACAACATGATATGGATGCTTTGAAAGAATTTGATGGTGCTTATTGGAGGTCTTTATTTGATTCCAGAATTGGTAAGACAACTTGGCCTTATGGGTCAGGTGTTTGGTCTAAAAAAGAATGGGTCTTGCCAGAAATCGACTCAGACGATATCGTTTCGGCATTTGAAGGTAATTCTAATATGTTTTGGGCTGAAAGATTTGGAAAACAGTTTGTGGGTATGAATGATTTGTGGGTTAAACATTGTGGGATTAGTCATACTGGTAGTTTTAAGGATTTAGGTATGACTGTACTTGTTAGTCAGGTTAATAGACTGCGAAAAATGAATAGGCCGGTTGTCGGGGTGGGTTGTGCGTCTACTGGGGATACCTCAGCTGCTTTGTCGGCTTATTGTGCCTCTGCAGGGATACCTAGTATAGTCTTTTTGCCTGCGAATAAGATTTCTATGGCGCAGTTAGTGCAGCCTATTGCGAATGGGGCGTTTGTTTTGAGTCTAGATACGGATTTTGATGGGTGTATGCAGTTAGTTAGGGAGGTGACTGCTGAGTTGCCGATATATTTGGCTAATTCTTTGAATAGTTTGAGGTTGGAGGGGCAAAAGACTGCGGCGATTGAGATACTGCAGCAGTTTGATTGGGAAGTCCCGGATTGGGTGATTGTGCCGGGTGGAAATTTGGGGAACATTTATGCTTTTTATAAAGGGTTCCATATGTGTAAAGAGTTGGGGTTGGTTGATAGGATACCGAGACTAGTTTGTGCTCAAGCAGCGAATGCTAACCCGCTGTATCTGCATTATAAGTCAGGGTGGTCAGATTTTAGTCCAGTGAAGGCGAAGACCACTTTTGCATCTGCGATACAGATTGGTGATCCGGTTTCCATTGACAGGGCTGTTTATGCTCTCAAGAATTCCAATGGGATTGTTGAGGAAGCTACTGAAGAGGAGTTGATGGATGCCATGGCGCAGGCCGATTTGACCGGGATGTTCATTTGTCCGCATACTGGTGTGGCGTTGTCGGCTTTAGCCAAGTTGAGAAATAGCGGTGTGATTCGTCCTACTGATAGGACTGTTGTGGTTAGTACTGCTCACGGGTTGAAGTTCACTCAGTCAAAGATCGATTACCACTCTAAAGATATTCCGGAAATGGCCTGTAAGCTGGCTAATCCTCCAGTGAACGTAAAAGCTGATTTTGGGTCGGTGATGGATGTGCTAAAAAAGTACTTGTTGAGCAATGAGTCCAAGAAGTGA